The Hujiaoplasma nucleasis DNA window CTCTGGCTTGTAACTCAAGTAATTCTTTCTTTTCCTACGGATTGCTGATGCAACACTTAATTCTCTCATATGTCTTCTTATACGTTTGATATTATACTTAAGTTCAAAGACACGATTCATGAATAATGTCATTCTTCTGTAGCCTAATATGCCGTTAAATAAGTCATGAAAGTTTAGAATGGTGTCTTTGATCCATTCATCTTCTTGATTAATATTATTTTTGCGTTTCAGCCATTTGTAATAAGAACTTCGATTCATTTCATATAAATCACATAAACTCTTTACTGGATATGTTTCGCTTAATTCGAAAATCGCTTTGTAGATTTTCTCTTGCTCTTTTCTACTATCTCCCGCCTTTCGATTTCTTCCAACTTTTTTAAAGCTGCGTTCTCCATTTCTAAGTACTTATTACGAGCTTGTTCTTTCTTTAACTGATGTCTTAATTTTTCCTCAACTGTCATTTCAGATTCAGTTTTCTTTCGTCCTCGTTTATCCGTTAATCCTTCTTCACCATTCTCTTTATACTTTTTTACCCATACATATACTTGGGCGTAATTTACGCCATATTTAACTGCTGTTTCTTTATAGTTTAACTCGTGCTCTAAACAATATTTTACTATGTCTATTCTTTCTTCATATGTTGTTTTTCTTGACTTTGCCATATAGACCTCCGGTTTAGGATCGTAATCCTTAGTTTCTATATGACTATTATACTTGTTTAACCAATTTATTAACACTGACTTAGATGAAATTCCATATTTGTTTACGGTCATCTCCATCGAATCTTCTCCGTTAAGGTAATCACTTATTGCTGCCAACTTTAGTTTTTTACTATATGTTTTGTTCTTATCCGTAGTATTAAATGCACTTTCACCTAAAGCTTCATACTTGTGTCTCCATTCAAGTATCATTCTCTCGGGATACTTCACACCTATTGAAAACTCTTGTGATAACTTTGTTGCGCTTTCTCCTTCTATATATCTTCTTACAATTTCTAACTTTGCTTCCTTACTATATTTCAGTTTTCTTCCCATATAAAAATACCTCCAAAGTATCTTCCATAATAAATACTCATAATCATTTTGATTATTTTCTTTTTTTATAGTGTCTACTTTAGAGGTATCATATCATAATGATCAGAGTTTAATCTTTAACTTATTTTTATTGTAAAGGATTTTCTTTGAAATAATTCATAGCATCTTCATAACCTAAATGATATCTTGCGATGGATTGGTTTTTTTCAAAATTCAAAATAGCACCTAAAGACTTTTTGTGTTTAATTTCAATAATCTTAATGCCAGGAAATTTTTTAGGATTAAATCTAATTAATTTTTGAAGATTAACGACAATCACTGTATCACAACCTGCGTTGACTAAGGGTTTAATAGGAATATTATCATATAAACCCCCATCAAAAGTCTGTTTTCCATTAATCATAACTGGAGGAAAAACAAAAGGAATAGAACATGAGGCAATGATTTGCTTATTGATATCGTCAGGTTTTTGATCTTGAAGTGGAGAATAAATAACTTTTTTTCTTCCACGAATATAATGATTAAAAGATGATTTAATAATGCCTAAAGAACCCTCATTGGTTAAGCCAGCTGGTGAGAGTGTGATATAGACCTTTTTTTCTTTTAATTTTGATGTATCTAAATTTGCTTCTAAGAGCTTTTCTAAATTTTCTATATCAATGACACCGTTTTTAACAAAAGAAAAATCTTTTGATCTAATCTTATTCATTAAGCTTTCTATGTAATTAAATTCTTCCCTAGGAAAGTTAACCCAAATATCTAAAACATCTTCAATGGGTCTTGTTGCTAGTAAACTGGCGTTTACAGCACCAATACTGGTTCCTGACATGGCATAGATTTGATCATAATAGCCAAGGTCTTTTAAGGCTTGAGCAACACCAATTTGATAGGAACCTCTAGCGCCACCGCCAGATAAGCATAGTCCTAATTTATTCATCATACTACCTCATTTTTTCTTTACAAATAACTCAATATAATTGAATCATTTAATACATTAATTTCTTTTGATTTTGATAAGAGGCTTTGATGACACCGCCACCCAAACACACTTCATCTTGATAAAAAACTGCAGCTTGACCTGGTGTTACAGCTTTAATAGGATGATTTGATATAACTTCAACGTCCCTATCATTAATCCATTTAATAATGACTGTTTGATCAGCT harbors:
- a CDS encoding helix-turn-helix domain-containing protein, which translates into the protein MGRKLKYSKEAKLEIVRRYIEGESATKLSQEFSIGVKYPERMILEWRHKYEALGESAFNTTDKNKTYSKKLKLAAISDYLNGEDSMEMTVNKYGISSKSVLINWLNKYNSHIETKDYDPKPEVYMAKSRKTTYEERIDIVKYCLEHELNYKETAVKYGVNYAQVYVWVKKYKENGEEGLTDKRGRKKTESEMTVEEKLRHQLKKEQARNKYLEMENAALKKLEEIERREIVEKSKRKSTKRFSN
- a CDS encoding patatin-like phospholipase family protein: MNKLGLCLSGGGARGSYQIGVAQALKDLGYYDQIYAMSGTSIGAVNASLLATRPIEDVLDIWVNFPREEFNYIESLMNKIRSKDFSFVKNGVIDIENLEKLLEANLDTSKLKEKKVYITLSPAGLTNEGSLGIIKSSFNHYIRGRKKVIYSPLQDQKPDDINKQIIASCSIPFVFPPVMINGKQTFDGGLYDNIPIKPLVNAGCDTVIVVNLQKLIRFNPKKFPGIKIIEIKHKKSLGAILNFEKNQSIARYHLGYEDAMNYFKENPLQ